A window of the Diabrotica undecimpunctata isolate CICGRU chromosome 1, icDiaUnde3, whole genome shotgun sequence genome harbors these coding sequences:
- the LOC140436806 gene encoding uncharacterized protein — protein sequence MMDSTSTGAQMKRKLLFEFWRSIPANGRLNAVINFVKMSFDDLDIDQEQEKQLKVFLKNECEKIRVKWVQKQRRLDLFLSEYEQWLNNDLTFDMLILANQSPKPSTSGGRPQKTFMDSSKKTKKRKIQHLLSDYSKDQLSFAAQLSVRASGKRNAAMLMEEVSSASPKRASTYKKARKNLDVQMKQRPYTPEEALAFFIANNFTVQS from the exons ATGATGGATTCGACATCTACAG GTGCCCAAATGAAGCggaaattattatttgaattttgGCGTTCTATACCGGCTAATGGTCGATTAAATGCAGTAATCAACTTTGTGAAGATGAGTTTTGATGATCTGGATATTGATCAAGAACAAGAGAAGCAGTTAAAGGTGTTCTTAAAAAATGAATGCGAAAAAATTCGAGTCAAATGGGTTCAGAAGCAAAGACGACTGGACTTGTTTTTAAGTGAATACGAACAATGGTTAAATAATGATTTAACTTTCGATATGCTGATATTAGCAAATCAATCTCCAAAACCAAGTACTAGTGGTGGTAGACCTCAAAAAACTTTTATGGATAGCTccaaaaagacaaaaaagaggAAAATTCAACATTTACTTAGCGACTACAGTAAAGACCAATTATCGTTTGCTGCACAATTAAGTGTCCGAGCGAGTGGCAAACGTAATGCTGCTATGTTGATGGAAGAAGTATCGTCAGCCTCACCAAAACGTGCTTCCACATATAAGAAAGCAAGAAAAAATTTAGATGTCCAAATGAAACAAAGACCCTATACACCTGAAGAAGCTTTGGCCTTTTTTATAGCAAACAATTTTACTGTCCAATCTTAA